In Sphingobacterium sp. SYP-B4668, the sequence CAAGAAGAAAGGAAAGGTCGCGGATTTGGAAGACGAAGTTGTCGGAAAGGATAATGGCGGTACTGTTGGAATTGGGCATACTCGATGGGCAACACATGGAGAACCATCTGATAAGAATTCACATCCTCACGTATCGGCATCTGGCAAATTGACCCTTGTCCATAATGGTATTATTGAAAATTACGCCCAGATTAAAGCTGAGCTGATAAAGAAGGGATATCAATTCCATAGTGATACGGATTCGGAAGTTTTACTCAATTTTATCGAAGATATTCAGATTAACAATGCTTGTCCACTTGAAGAAGCTATTCGTATAGCCTTGAGGCGTGTGGTAGGTGCATATGTAATACTGGTCTTGGATGAAGCCGATCCGCAAACTATAATAGCAGCTCGAAAAGGAAGTCCACTGGTGATTGGGATTGGAAAGGGCGAACATTTCTTAGCTTCCGATGCTTCTCCTATGTTGGAATATACGAAGGAAGTCGTCTACATTAATGACTATGAGCTTGCAATAGTACGACCAGATGAGCTCATCCTTAAAAATTTGGGAAATGAGCGCATTACACCTTATGTTCAGAAGCTTGACCTTGAGCTTTCTGCGATAGAGAAGGGCGGATATGATCACTTTATGCTCAAGGAAATATTTGAACAACCCCAGACAATCCAAGACTGCCTAAGAGGGCGTCTAGATCTCACGAATGGCGACATCCATATGAAAGGTATAGAGGAGTATGCTGCACAGCTTGTCATCGCTCCTCGTATCATTATATTGGCTTGTGGTACGAGTTGGCATGCTGGATTGGTGGCCGAATATATTATAGAGGAGTTGTGTAGGACCAATGTAGAGGTTGAGTATGCTTCTGAATTTCGTTATCGTAATCCGATTATCAATCCTGGGGATGTTATTATCGCAATTTCTCAAAGTGGAGAGACTGCGGATACCTTAGTGGCGATTGAAACAGCCAAAGCCAAAGGGGCGATAATATTGGGTGTTGTTAACGTAGTTGGATCATCCATTGCCAGAGCTTCACATGCCGGCGCGTATACACATGCGGGACCTGAAATAGGTGTGGCAAGCACCAAGGCTTTTACCGCTCAGCTAACGGTGTTGACCATGATGGCGCTAAAACTTGCAAAATTGAAGGGAACTATTACTACAGAACGTTTCCTACACTTGTTACACGAGCTGCAAGCGGTCCCACAGAAAGTGAGTGATATTTTAGAGAACCATTTGAATATTGAGGCACTTGCTAAAAAACTGACCGAGGCTAAGGGGTTTCTTTATCTTGGACGGGGTGTCAATTTTCCGATAGCGTTGGAAGGAGCATTGAAGCTCAAGGAAATTACCTATTTGCATGCAGAGGGTTATCCTGCGGCCGAGATGAAACACGGTCCTATAGCTTTAGTGGATGAGCACCTGCCAGTTGTATTTGTAGCTACTAAAGATGCTTATCATGAAAAGATTGTCAGCAACATGCAGGAAATCAAGGCACGGAAAGGAAGAGTGATCTCCGTCATAACGGAGGGTGATACAGTTTCTCCGACAGTTTCAGAGGAAATATTCGTGATTCCAGAAGCGGATGAGTTGATTTCTCCGATTCTATCTGTTATTCCATTGCAACTCCTTTCCTACTATCTCGGCATCATCAAAAAATTGGATGTGGACAAACCTCGTAATCTCGCCAAGTCGGTGACGGTTGAATAGGCGCGAATTATTTTTATCGTTCTAATTTCCATGTTAGAAGCTGTGGGAAAGAGACAAGCCCTTAATTATCTAGGAGTAGTGGACACGAGTGCATATCCTCGCTCTAACATTTTTGATAAGTAATATATATGAGTAATTTGAAGAAAGGTAGTCTTGCAGGACTAGGCCATAATTTTGTTAAGCAAGAATACTTATTTGAGGGGCAAAATGAGTACGATATACGGTTTGAACAACATCACCCCTCAACGGCCTTTAGGCCACTTACCGAGGATGAGATCCATATCTTGAAATCACATTCGAATGTAGCAGATGATTGGGCCAACATTTTGGTGACCAATCGTTTTATCCCGGAGCAAATCCAAAATTGCAAGTTCTATGGGCTGAATCGAATCGGTAACATGGAGCCCATTTATCTCGAGTACAGAGATTTTAGATTGCCAGTTGGGATATACAATTCTACCATCATCAGTTGTGATTTTGGTAATCTTGTAGCGGTACACGAAGTTCGATATTTAGCCCATTTTATTCTGAAGGATGAGGTTATCTTAGCCAATATCAACGAGATGGAAACCAGTTCCAAAGCGAAGTTTGGTAATGGAATTTTAAGAATAGGAGAGGATCCTGAATTGAGGATTGCATTGGAGCTTTGCAACGAAAATGGCGGTCGGCAAGTATGGCCATTTGATGGCATGCTATTGAGCGATGCCTACATTTGGAGCCGTCATCGTCACGATTTCATTTTACAATCTAAATTGGAGCGTATGACCAATGAGCTACATACTACCAAAAGGGGGGCATATAGCGTTGTCGAAGACGGAGTCGTAATCAAAAACTGCCAAGTCATTAAAGATGTCAAAATAGGTAAGAGCGCTTATATCAAAGGAGTCAACAAGCTTAAGAATGTAACCATCCATTCATCAGCGGAGGATCCGACACAGATTGGAGAAGGGTGCGAATTGGTAAATGGCATCATTGGAGAAGGTTGTCGTATTTTTTATGGGGTGAAGGCTGTTCGTTTCATACTAGCTGCACACTCGCAGTTAAAGTACGGCGCTCGGTTAATCAATTCCTTCTTAGGTGAAAATTCAACGATATCCTGTTGTGAGGTGCTGAATTCACTCTTGTTTCCAGCGCATGAGCAACATCATAATAATTCGTTTTTGTGCGCCTCATTGATTCGGGGACAAAGCAATATGGCTGCTGGGGCCACGGTAGGTTCTAATCACAATTCTAGAGCTCCCGATGGAGAGATTGTTGCGGGAAGAGGTTTTTGGCCGGGTCTATGTGTCAGTTTGAAACATAATTCTAGGTTTGCGTCTTATACATTAATCGTGAAAGGCGACTTTCTTTACGAATTAGATATCAAGATACCCTTTTCCCTAGTCAGTAATGACATCACTAATGATCGTTTGATCATTATTCCAGGCTATTGGTTTCTTTACAATATGTATGCTTTGGCGAGAAATCCAAGTAAGTATGAAAAACGGGACAAAAGAAGGGTCAAACAGCAGTACTATGAGTACGATATATTGGCGCCAGATACAATAAATGAACTATTTGACGCCCTACAGATTATCGAAATTGCTGTTGCAAGAGCATATTATCCAGACCAACCTATTTCGGAACAACAGGCGAAACAAAAGGGCGGAGAGCTGCTCGAGTCGAATGTGGATCTTAGCCGATTGGAGGTTTTGCTGGAGGGATTCGAAAATTCTAAAAGGAAAGTTCAGCTATTGAAGGTCAGGGAGAGCTATGAACTGTTTAAGCGCTTGATTCGATACTATACGACCTCGACAATAGCAACCGCACATGAGTTATTTCAAGTGACAGTGGATTTGTTGAAATCAACGGATATTGGCATACGACCGAATTGGGTCAATATTGGAGGGCAACTGATTTTAGCAGAGGGGTATCGAGACCTCATTAACCAGTTAAAGGAGGATAGGCTGAATGAATGGTCGCAAGTTCATGCTTTTTATTATCAGAGAAGCCAGTCTTATCAGCAAGATAAGTTAGCTCATGCATATGCCTCATTATTGGAAATTATGGGGGCGGAAGACGAGGGGTTGACTATCCACCAATGGCAAACACTTATTGACGAGGCTTTAAAGACGAAGGAATGGATTAGCGACCAGATCTATAGGACCAGAGCCAAGGACTACCAAAATGAATTCAGACATATGGTTTATGAATCTATAGAGGAAATGGAACAAGTTGTTGGGAAGATAACGGATAACACATTTATCAAACAGCAAGAAAATGAACTTCTAACATACCGCAATCGCATGTGCGAGGTACAGGCCCAGCTTAGTACATGGGCAGCTAATGATTAAAGGTTTTAGGGGGAATTAAACCCTTAAGGATGGTGCGTCAGGAAGCGCGGTGGAATATGACATCATATCTTAATGATGGTGTCGATTCATACTGCGCTTCATTGATCGTATACGCGCTTCATTCTTTCCATCTACTCTAGATGCTACTGCCCATATAGCAGCTGGGAGCCAGCCAATCAAGGTGATTTGTAAAATTAGACACAGTATTCCGGACAATATCTTACCTCTAAGAAAGAAAGACAACCAAGGGAAAAGAACAGCAATTAATATCATGGTCTTAAATAGTGTATAGGTAATAAATGTAGCTAAAAAGCTTTAGATTGGCAAATCGGATATAGCAAGCGCAATAGGTTCCAGAAGATATTATATAAGAATTTACTATAAGATAATCAGTAAGATAGAGGAGATAGTAATCAATGTAATGACCAGTATTCGGAACTCTTTCTCTGGGAGTATCTTTATGATTTTAATACCAGTATATCCTCCCAAAAGAATAAATGGAATTGCAAAAATATTTAACATGAGGCCGGCCCAAGATAGGTTTTGCCAAACAAATAGCTGTAGAGGGATCTTGCTGAAGTTCAATATCATGATAAACCAAGCCCCAGTAGCGACAAAGGTGTATTTCGGTAGTTTTTTGGTGAATAGGTAGACTGCAAGTGCAGGGCCAGCTGCATTGCCAATCATGGTAGAGAATCCAGCTATAAAACCGAATAGAGGAGCATACCATTTTTTTGTTGTAATGGAAGAGTCGCTTTTGCTGCGATCCATCCAAATCATGAATACAACACCTAAGAGTATACAAGCACCCATTAATATTTTGAAGAGACTGTCATCAATATAATTACCTAATATGAGTGCTCCTATTAGACCTACAAATGCAGCTGGAAGTAGCTTGAGTACTTCCGACCACAGGAACTGCTTACGGTAGTAAATAATAGCAATCAGATCAGCCATACAAAGTAGGATCAGTACTATACCTGTAGAATGCTTGGCCCCGAATAGGAATGCAAATATCGGAACTGCTAGTGTCCCGATATTTTGGATACCTGTCTTGGACATCCCAATCAACACTGCGCAAAAGAAGTACAGCATCCATTGGTATGGTGAATCGAAAAGTTGAAAGGCCTCTTGAATCACTTGCCTGCAATTAGTTGCTTGACCTGGGCGACATCTATATCCCTGTAGTCATTGATGTAGTATTGGCAGGGTGGAAGTTGCTCTTTTGTATGCGAACTCAATACGCCCACTACTTTCATATTCGCATTGATAGCTGCCGATATACCTGAGTAGGAATCTTCGAAGACTAGGCACTCTGAGGGCAAAACTCCAAGTTGTTTGGCCGTCTCTAAGTATACCTCGGGGTCGGGTTTGTGTTTGGTAACGTTTTCACTCGAACGTAGGGACTCCATTTTTGAGCGGATGTTCAGCCCATCCAATATCAAATCCATATTTTCTTTTGGAGCCGAGGTTGCTACGGCGGTCTTCAAACCAGCATTTTTCAACGCATCCAAAAATTCTATATAGTTTGGGATTGGATCAATTACAGAGGCGTATACCTGTCTAAACATATCTTCTTTTTCAAACTCCAGTGCCAAGAGTTCTTCACCCATTATGGGACGTTTGAAGAAATGACTCATGATGTAACTGTTGTGTTTGCCATACATATGTTCTTCAAATTCTTGTTCGCTACTTTCAATTTCATATTTTTTAAAAAAAGCTTCGAACGCTTTCGCATGATAGGGATTCGTGTGACAGATTACCCCATCCATATCAAAGATTACAGCATATTGATTCATGGGGGCAAAGATAGGGAAATTAAAAATGGACAATGTGCGAAAAAAGTCAATTTATAGGGTATGCATATCTCTTCAGTGATAAGATTTGCCTTGCTATTGTTGGTATTTTGTAGTATCTGTTTCTCGGATTCTTACACTCGTCAATAAGCTTTCCTCACTAGGTGGCGGGAGGTTGTGAATGTAAAGCATTTTATCTAAGTTTACATAGTATCCACTGTTTCAAAGTAGTCGATGTATATCTATGCAAGATCACCATCACGATAAATCTCTGTCCGATATCCACGAAAGTGTGGATGTTGTCAAAAGCAAATCAAAATTTAAACGTATTCTCAGTTTTTTTGGCCCTGCATACCTCATTAGTGTAGGGTATATGGATCCAGGGAATTGGGCTACAGATTTGGCAGGTGGCAGCCAATTTGGATATGCATTGATATGGGTATTGTTGATGAGTAATCTAATGGCGCTTCTCTTACAGAGTTTATGTGCCAGATTGGGAATCGTGCGAGGTAAGGATCTTGCTCAATGTAATCGCGAGACCTACCCTAAACGGATGAATTTTGTACTCTATGTTCTGGCTGAGATTGCAATCGCTGCATGTGACTTGGCGGAGGTCTTGGGTATGGCAATCGGTCTCAATCTGCTGTTTGGAATAGATTTGATATGGGGGGTATTGATTAGCTTTGTAGATACGTTCCTTCTACTCTATCTTCAAAAGTTGGGAATGAGGAAAATGGAAATGTTTATCATAGGACTCATTTCGATGATTGGGATGTGCTTTATGGTAGAAATGTTTTTTGCGAAGCCTGACTTAGGAGAAGTAGCTCTCGGATTTATTCCCAGTCTTCCCAATAGCGCAGCTCTGTATATCAGTATAGGCATTATTGGAGCTACCGTGATGCCTCATAATCTGTATTTACATTCAGCTCTTGTGCAGACCCGTAAAATACCGCGAGAACCAACATTTATTAAGAAAGCGCTAAAGTACAATTTCTTCGATAGCGCTATCGCACTTAACTTGGCATTCTTCGTGAATGCGGCAATTTTGATATTGGCAGCCTCGGTTTTTCACAAAAATGGTATGCATGAAGTGGCCGATCTTAAAGATGCTTACTATCTATTGGGCAGTACCTTGGGAACACATTGGGCCTCTAAATTATTTGCCATTGCATTGATTCTTGCAGGACAAAGCTCCACTGTCACGGGGACTCTTGCAGGGCAGATTGTTATGGAAGGATATCTGAGATTAAGAATTAGTCCTATACTTAGGAGGCTAATTACACGACTATTAGCAATTGTCCCCGCTGTATTAGTGATTTTAATAGCAGGGGAGGAACAAGTTGGAGCTTTGTTAATTTTTAGTCAAGTGTTATTGAGTATGCAGCTTGCATTTGCTGTTGTACCTCTGATTCATTTTGTCAGTGATAAGAAAAAAATGGGTCAATTTGTGATTAAGCCCTATGTACAGCTATTGGCTTGGTTGATTGCGGCTATAATCGCGGTATTAAATTTTCAATTGGTATATGTAGAGGTCAAGGGGTGGATAATAAAACTGGACAATCTGTGGTGGAGTATGGGATTGATAGCAGGAAGCCTTGGACTTGCCCTTCTGTTGTTGATGACGGTTTTTTATCCGATATGGCATCGCCGCCAACCTACTTTGGTAGATGTACATGCTCCCTTTGAGGCATTGGTATTTGACAAGGTCACACCTTTCAAAACAATAGTAGTCGCATTGGATTTTTCAATTTCTGATACAAAAGCGGTGGAGCACGCATTCCACTTTTGCACTAAAGATACTGTGATTGTACTCGTACACGTAGTAGAGAGCGCTTCAGTCAAATATACTGGTGGGGAGACTGGTGACTATGAGGCGCGTAAAGATATGGAAAGGCTGATGAAATATGTGAATCTGTTTAGACAACAGGATATTGAGGTTAAATATGAGTTGCGCTACAATAACCGGGTTAAAGCAATAGTGGGCGTTTGTAAACAGTATGACGGCAACTTACTTATTGTCGGCAGCCATGGACATTCGGGAGTAAAAGATTTTATATTTGGGGAGACTGTAAATAAGTTGCGGCATGAGGTCAAGATTCCAGTCTTTATTGCACAATAGTGACTGCCTATTAATTGATATATTTATAAGGTACCAGCAATATAAATAATTCATATTGCTGCAAACTAGTATATAACATATTTATAAAATAAGATGAATATAACACTGACAGATAAGGTAGCGATGGTAGGAGGTGCTACCTCAGGAATAGGGGAAGCTATTGCTATACAGCTTGCCAGTAGCGGAGCAAGTTTAGTACTTGTGGCAAGGAACGAAAGCAAATTGAAGAACACGTTGACACGGCTTGATGTCAGCCAAGGACAGGAGCATCGTTATCTTGTAGTCGATTTTGCTGATTTCGGACATGCTCAATTGATAATCAAGGAGTTTTTTGAAAATAATTCAATCGATATCGTGGTCAATAATACTAATGGCCCCTCCGCTGGCGGCATCAAAGATAAAACCATAGCGGACTATCAACAAGCCTTTGACTTGCTATTTCAATATGCGGTTAGTACAACTCTTTTGGCTATACCCCATATGGTTAAGCAAGGGTTTGGACGGATTATCAATGTCTCCTCTCTCACGGTTAAAGAACCCCAGGACACATTGATATTGTCTAATACTATGCGTACAGCTTTGGTTAGCTGGAGCAAGTCATTATCAAGAGATGTTGCCCCTAACGGTGTGACGGTGAATACAGTTTTAACGGGATATTTTAATACCGATAGGTTGAATAAACTTATGGAAACACAGG encodes:
- a CDS encoding HAD family hydrolase, giving the protein MNQYAVIFDMDGVICHTNPYHAKAFEAFFKKYEIESSEQEFEEHMYGKHNSYIMSHFFKRPIMGEELLALEFEKEDMFRQVYASVIDPIPNYIEFLDALKNAGLKTAVATSAPKENMDLILDGLNIRSKMESLRSSENVTKHKPDPEVYLETAKQLGVLPSECLVFEDSYSGISAAINANMKVVGVLSSHTKEQLPPCQYYINDYRDIDVAQVKQLIAGK
- a CDS encoding YqaE/Pmp3 family membrane protein gives rise to the protein MILIAVLFPWLSFFLRGKILSGILCLILQITLIGWLPAAIWAVASRVDGKNEARIRSMKRSMNRHHH
- a CDS encoding SDR family oxidoreductase, whose protein sequence is MNITLTDKVAMVGGATSGIGEAIAIQLASSGASLVLVARNESKLKNTLTRLDVSQGQEHRYLVVDFADFGHAQLIIKEFFENNSIDIVVNNTNGPSAGGIKDKTIADYQQAFDLLFQYAVSTTLLAIPHMVKQGFGRIINVSSLTVKEPQDTLILSNTMRTALVSWSKSLSRDVAPNGVTVNTVLTGYFNTDRLNKLMETQAEQLDVSVEDIRDKRISSIPMKRLGRPEEYAYLVTFLASDYAAYLTGTSLQLDGGLMTGLF
- the glmS gene encoding glutamine--fructose-6-phosphate transaminase (isomerizing), encoding MCGIVGYVGDKNAYSIVIKGLRRLEYRGYDSAGIALHQQSKLTVYKKKGKVADLEDEVVGKDNGGTVGIGHTRWATHGEPSDKNSHPHVSASGKLTLVHNGIIENYAQIKAELIKKGYQFHSDTDSEVLLNFIEDIQINNACPLEEAIRIALRRVVGAYVILVLDEADPQTIIAARKGSPLVIGIGKGEHFLASDASPMLEYTKEVVYINDYELAIVRPDELILKNLGNERITPYVQKLDLELSAIEKGGYDHFMLKEIFEQPQTIQDCLRGRLDLTNGDIHMKGIEEYAAQLVIAPRIIILACGTSWHAGLVAEYIIEELCRTNVEVEYASEFRYRNPIINPGDVIIAISQSGETADTLVAIETAKAKGAIILGVVNVVGSSIARASHAGAYTHAGPEIGVASTKAFTAQLTVLTMMALKLAKLKGTITTERFLHLLHELQAVPQKVSDILENHLNIEALAKKLTEAKGFLYLGRGVNFPIALEGALKLKEITYLHAEGYPAAEMKHGPIALVDEHLPVVFVATKDAYHEKIVSNMQEIKARKGRVISVITEGDTVSPTVSEEIFVIPEADELISPILSVIPLQLLSYYLGIIKKLDVDKPRNLAKSVTVE
- a CDS encoding sulfite exporter TauE/SafE family protein, yielding MIQEAFQLFDSPYQWMLYFFCAVLIGMSKTGIQNIGTLAVPIFAFLFGAKHSTGIVLILLCMADLIAIIYYRKQFLWSEVLKLLPAAFVGLIGALILGNYIDDSLFKILMGACILLGVVFMIWMDRSKSDSSITTKKWYAPLFGFIAGFSTMIGNAAGPALAVYLFTKKLPKYTFVATGAWFIMILNFSKIPLQLFVWQNLSWAGLMLNIFAIPFILLGGYTGIKIIKILPEKEFRILVITLITISSILLIIL
- a CDS encoding Nramp family divalent metal transporter gives rise to the protein MQDHHHDKSLSDIHESVDVVKSKSKFKRILSFFGPAYLISVGYMDPGNWATDLAGGSQFGYALIWVLLMSNLMALLLQSLCARLGIVRGKDLAQCNRETYPKRMNFVLYVLAEIAIAACDLAEVLGMAIGLNLLFGIDLIWGVLISFVDTFLLLYLQKLGMRKMEMFIIGLISMIGMCFMVEMFFAKPDLGEVALGFIPSLPNSAALYISIGIIGATVMPHNLYLHSALVQTRKIPREPTFIKKALKYNFFDSAIALNLAFFVNAAILILAASVFHKNGMHEVADLKDAYYLLGSTLGTHWASKLFAIALILAGQSSTVTGTLAGQIVMEGYLRLRISPILRRLITRLLAIVPAVLVILIAGEEQVGALLIFSQVLLSMQLAFAVVPLIHFVSDKKKMGQFVIKPYVQLLAWLIAAIIAVLNFQLVYVEVKGWIIKLDNLWWSMGLIAGSLGLALLLLMTVFYPIWHRRQPTLVDVHAPFEALVFDKVTPFKTIVVALDFSISDTKAVEHAFHFCTKDTVIVLVHVVESASVKYTGGETGDYEARKDMERLMKYVNLFRQQDIEVKYELRYNNRVKAIVGVCKQYDGNLLIVGSHGHSGVKDFIFGETVNKLRHEVKIPVFIAQ
- a CDS encoding DUF4954 family protein; protein product: MSNLKKGSLAGLGHNFVKQEYLFEGQNEYDIRFEQHHPSTAFRPLTEDEIHILKSHSNVADDWANILVTNRFIPEQIQNCKFYGLNRIGNMEPIYLEYRDFRLPVGIYNSTIISCDFGNLVAVHEVRYLAHFILKDEVILANINEMETSSKAKFGNGILRIGEDPELRIALELCNENGGRQVWPFDGMLLSDAYIWSRHRHDFILQSKLERMTNELHTTKRGAYSVVEDGVVIKNCQVIKDVKIGKSAYIKGVNKLKNVTIHSSAEDPTQIGEGCELVNGIIGEGCRIFYGVKAVRFILAAHSQLKYGARLINSFLGENSTISCCEVLNSLLFPAHEQHHNNSFLCASLIRGQSNMAAGATVGSNHNSRAPDGEIVAGRGFWPGLCVSLKHNSRFASYTLIVKGDFLYELDIKIPFSLVSNDITNDRLIIIPGYWFLYNMYALARNPSKYEKRDKRRVKQQYYEYDILAPDTINELFDALQIIEIAVARAYYPDQPISEQQAKQKGGELLESNVDLSRLEVLLEGFENSKRKVQLLKVRESYELFKRLIRYYTTSTIATAHELFQVTVDLLKSTDIGIRPNWVNIGGQLILAEGYRDLINQLKEDRLNEWSQVHAFYYQRSQSYQQDKLAHAYASLLEIMGAEDEGLTIHQWQTLIDEALKTKEWISDQIYRTRAKDYQNEFRHMVYESIEEMEQVVGKITDNTFIKQQENELLTYRNRMCEVQAQLSTWAAND